One Candidatus Delongbacteria bacterium genomic window, GACTACCACACGGTGAAGGAGCGGATGCCCGCCAGCCCGACCTTCAAGGAGAACTTCAGCGCCTCCGCGGACATGGACCTGGGCCGTCTGCTGCCGCCCTCCCTGGGCATCTCGGCCAAGCTGGCCGTCAACACGGCCCAGCGGCTGAGCGTGCCCAAGTTCTATCCCAACGACGACCGGGAAGTGGACCTGAAGAACCGGCCCCAGTTGGTGGAGACCTGGAGCCGGGCCCAGGGCGCCAGCCTGACCCTGAAGAAGAGCAACAGCACGTCCGAGTGGATCAAACAGACCCTGGACAAACTCACTCTGGGCACGGACGCCACCAACACCGTCAGCCGCAACACCACGGTGGCGGCGGACACGACCTTCACCCAGAACGTGCGCGTGGGCTACAGCAACAGTTTCCGCTGGACGCACACGCTCAAGCCGCTGGGCTTCACCAAGGACTGGCCCCTGGTGGGCAAGGCCGCGGCGCTGGAGATCGGCTACTTCCCGGAGAGCTTCAGCGCGAACGCCAACACGGCGCGCCGCATCCAGCACACGTGGCGCCGGGATCTGACGCACAACTCGCTGGAGACCTACACCCTGGCCCGCAGCTGGAACACCGCTTTCAAGCCGCTGAAGACGCTCTCTTTCACCGTGCAGCGCAGCTACGACAACAACCTGCGCTTCCGGCGCAATCAGGCCCGCGTGCCGGACCTGCTGCCGATCGTCGATCCCAGCTATTCCCAGTCGGTGGAATTCCGCCCCCGGCTGGAGTCCTGGATCCAGCAGGACCGCACGCTCCACGATGGCGACCACCGGATCAGCCAATCCGTCAACATGAACTGGGGACCCAAACTGGTGGACTGGTCCACCACCTCCTTCAGCTACGCCTCCACCTATTCCTGGAGCCGGGAACTGGCCGACCCGGCGCGCGGCGTCAACCTGGGCAACTCGGGCAAGTTCACGGCGGAGTTGAAGCCCGACCTGGGCAAACTGGCGCGCAAGCTGATGTGGATGAACGACGAGCGCTTCAACGCGGCCAAGAAGGAGGTGGCGGACGCCGCCACCCAGCGGGCCGCCCGGCGCACGGCCAAGGCCGCGGAGCGCAAGCAGGCCCGCGAGGAGAAGGCCGCCCGGAAAAAGGGCGTGACTCCCGCCGGGGAGACCCCGGCGGTCCCGGACGACGCCGCGCCACCCACCGGTGACGAGATCCAGCCCGCGCTGCCCGATGACGCGCCCGCTCCCACCGCGCCCAAACTCCAGCGCGGCCAGACCAAGCGACCGCTGGAACCGCCGGTCGACCTGAACCTGCCCGATCCGGATCTTCCGCAGCCGACGACGCCGCCCGTGACACAACCCGCGGCGGAACCCGCGACGCCGACCCAGACCCTGCCGCCGCAGGAGCCGCCGGCCGAGCCCGTGCGGCAGACCCTGCAGCCGCTGCCCGGGGATTCGCTGCTGCAGGCGCTGCCCGACAGCCTGCTGGGTCAGCTGGCCCTGGCGGACTCGCTGATCCGCACGGCCGGTACTCCGCCGCCCGCGCCGGCCCTGGCGGGCAAGGACGCGCCCGGCGCGCCAGCCACGCCTGACAGCCTGGCCGCGGACAGCACGGCCCGGCGCGATTCCTGGGCGGGCTTGAAGGTGGTGGGACGCCTGCTGGGCGGCGTCTGGCGGCGGGCGGGCGTGGGCACCTCGCTGCTGGAGCCCCTGGACATCCGCTTCGGGCGCGACGCCAGCCGGACGGATCCGGCCATGGCCATCTACCCTTGGACTCCCGTGGGCCAGCGCCACGCCGGACTGGGCTACCAGCTGGGCCTGGATCCGGACACCGGGCTGGACACGCTGCGCGTGAGCACCGGCGTGTTCACCACCACGCGCAATTTCGGCTTCAACTACAGCCTGGGCACGCGCGTCAACCTGCACAAGGAGCTGCCCGTGCGGCTGGGCTACGAGTTCAGCTTCTCTCAGCAGTTCAGCGACGAGCGCGAGACCTCGCGCTCCGAGAACCAGACCGGGTTCTACGTGTTCGAGAACGACCCGCTGCTGGGCAAGGGCACGCGCGAGGAGGGCGACCTGGTGGCGGGCAACCCGGGGCTGAAGAGCCTGCCCAACTACAGCTTCTCCCTGCGCAAGCTGAACCGCCTGCCCTTCCTCTCCAAGCCTTTCAAGGAGCTCAACCTCACCCACGACTACAAAGGCAAGCAGGAGACCAGCTACTCGCGCGTCGGCGTGGAGGGCATGTCCCGCAGCGGCCTGCGCTACACGCGGGACTTCTCGCCGCTGGCCGGGCTGGACTTCCAGCTGGACAAGGGTTGGGGCGGCTCCGCCACCTACAAGCACACGCGGGCCCTGACCATCAACGCGCCGGATGCCGCCACGCGCTCGGTGACCCTGAAGCAGAACCGCGGCTGGGTGCTCTCGGCTCAGAAGGCGCTGAAGAACGGCTTCAAACTGCCGGGCTTCAAGCAGCGCTTCAAGAACGACACCACGCTCAAGCTCACCTATGACTACAACGTGGATCTGGAACTGAAGTCCACCCGCGGCACGGTGACCGAGGAGGAGGTGGCGCGCGAGGTGCTGGTCTGGAACACCCCGCTGGAGAAGCGCAACTGGGGCCTGACCCTGTCCACGGACTACGCCTTCTCGCGCAACGTCAAGGGCGGCGGCAGCCTGAAGTACGGCGTGGAGCGCTCCAGCCAGGCCAACGGCAAGAAGAAGTACCTGGAGTTCCAGCTCACCTGCCGCATCGAGGTCCGCAGCAAATGAGACGAATGGTGCCGGTCTGCCTGCTCTTGCTGGGGCTGTGTCTGCCGGCCGCGGGTCCGGCGGCGCCCGTGGCGTGTTTTTCGGGAGCCAGGGCCTACCAGCAGCTGAAGGATTTCTGCGCGCTGGGGGCGCGCGTCCCGGGTTCGCCCACCGCGCGCAAGGCCGGCGACTGGCTGCTCACGAAGCTCAAGGCATTGGGCGACGAGGCCTGGGAACAGCCCTTCAACCACAAAGTCCGGGCGAGCCATCCGCTGGCCCGGTGCGACAAGACCCTGAGCACCACCGGGCTGCGCATGCGCAACCTGGTCTGCCGCTTCCGCCCGCGGGAGACCCGGCGCCTGCTGCTGGCCGCGCACTGGGACAGCCGGCCCTTCGCCGACATGGATCCCGTCAAGGCCAACCGCGTCAAGCCCGTGCTGGGCGCCAACGACGCCGCCAGCGGCGTGGTCGTCCTGCTGGAGCTGGCCCGCTGCCTGAAAGCCCAGCCACCCGGGATGGGCGTGGACATCGTGCTGTTCGACGGCGAGGACTTCGGCGAGCAGGGCCATCTGGACGAGTACTTCCTGGGCTCGCGCTTCTACGCCCGCAACCTGGGCCGGCCGCGGCCGGAGGCGGGGATCCTGCTGGACATGGTGGGCGACAAGAATCTGCGCCTGCCGCTGGAGCCCTTCAGCCGCCAGGCCGCGCCGGATCTGCAGGACCGGGTCTGGGACCTGGCGGAGGGCCTGGGACTGGGTCACATCTTTGTGCGCGAGAGCGGTCCGGCCGTGCAGGACGACCACCTGCCGCTCATTGAGCGCGGCGTGCCGATGATCGACATCATCGACTTCGACTACCCGCAGTGGCACACGCTGCAGGACACGCCCGCCGCCTGCTCGCCCGCCAGCCTGGAGGCCGTGGGCCGCGTGCTGGAGACGCTGATCCGCGAAGGGTTGTAGAGGGGGCCCGGCGCCGCCGAACTAACAGGAGACACTGTGAGCTGGAAAGTGATTCTCACCGTTGATGATGGCGTGCGCGACGCGGCGGCGGGGTTCCTGTTCGATCTGGGGGCCCAGGGCGTGGAGGAACGCGAGGACGGTCTGCTGGGCTGGTTCGGCCCCGAGGCCCGGCCGGACGAGCTGCAGGCCGCGGGCGAGTCCTACCTGCGCGCGCTGGCCGAGCTGCCCGGACACGCCGAGGCCTGGACGGTGCGGGTGGAAAACCAGGTGGACGAGGACTGGCAGGCGGCCTGGAAGGCCCAGTGGCGCCAGCAGCACGTCGGCCGGCGCCTGAGCATCTGCCCCAGCTGGATCGAGCCGGAGGAAACGGACACCCGTCACGTGTTGCGGCTGGATCCGGGCAACGCCTTCGGCACCGGCACCCACGAGAGCACGCGTCTGCTGCTGGAGTGGCTGGACGAGCTGGACGGCCAACTGGCGGGCTGGAACGTGCTGGACGCCGGCTGCGGGACGGGCATCCTGGCGCTGGCGGCGCTCAAACTGGGGGCGGCCTTCGCGCTGGGGCTGGACATCGAAGCCGAGGCCGTGGAGAACGCCCGGGAGAACGCCCGGGTCAACGACTGCCGCACGCGCAGCTTTTTCCGGCTGGGCGACCCGCGGGAGCTGGGCGCCGAGTACCGCTTCGATCTGGTGCTGGCCAACATCCAGCGCAGCGTGATCGAGGAGATCTTCCCCGACCTGCTGCGCGTGCTGAAACCCGGCGGCCGCCTGCTGATGGCCGGCCTGCTGGAGAGCGAGGAGGACGCCATCCGCGCGCTGGCGGCGGAGTGGAAGCTGGCCCCGCCCGACCTGCGCCGCGCCGGCGAGTGGATCGCCCTGGGCGTGGTGCGCAGCCCGGATTGCGAGCTCTAGATGCGGGCGCTGGTCATCCATCTGGGAGAGGGGTCCACCCACATCCTGCTGGCCAGTACGCGCCGGCAGGATCTGGAGGCGGCGCCCACACCCCGGACCTTCCTGTTCGAGTCCCGCCCCCCGCAGGAGGAGGAGCACCACAACCGGCTCTTCGTCATGCACGACGAGCAGATCCGCAACGGCGCCGACCTCAGTCTGCGCTATCTGGGGCACCTCCAGGACGAGCTGCGGGTCAGCATGCTGCGCCAGGCCGCCGAGACCTTGGACCACTTCCGCAGCCTGGCGGAGGTGGTCACCGTGGCCGTCTCCGCCAGTCTGCTGACCTCGCCGCGCCGGCCGGCGGAGGATCCGCTGGTGGCGGATTTCCAGCAACAGCTGGGCGTGGATCTGCACGTGCTGACGCCCCAGGACGAGGGGCTGTGGATGCTGCGCGGCGTGCGCGGCATCTATCCGTCCGGCGAGCTGGCCTGCGTGGCGCCGGGCTTCTGGCGCTCGCTGGGCGTCTGGGAGGAGCCGGGCCGCGTGCCGCGTCTGCTGGACTGGGAGGCGGGCACCAGCCGCATGCCCGAGGGCCTGGACCAGGGCGGCGAGCGCCTCTTCCCCGGCTTCCGCGCGCCGCCCGGCCAGCCGCTGTTCATCAGCGGCGAGCATGCCTGGCTGCTGGGCGCCCTGCAGCTGGGGCTGACCTTCCACGACCTGGACCTGCTGGACGAGGCGGAGTGGGATGCCGCCGGCCTGCGCAAGCTGGAAGAGCTGCTGGCGGGCTTGAGCGTGCCCGAGCGCAACCTGATTCCCATGGTGGGCCAGCACGGCGACAGCCTGCTGGAGGCGCTGCGGCTCTGCCGGCGCCTGCTGGCGGAAAGCGGCGGCACGCGCGTGCGCGTCTGCAGCCGCGGCCTGACCCACGGGCTGGCCTCGCACCTCTTCTACGAAGGCCGCCGAAGCTGACAGATGGCCGGGGTCTCCCCTCTCCCCTGTTCAATTCGTATCATGGTCAACGTTTTCACCACGCGCACCAAGCCGTGAAGGGGAGTTATGCCGACCTACGAATACCGCTGCCTGGGCTGCGGACACGAGCTGGATGCCTTTCAGTCCATGAAGGACGCGCCCTTGACCCTCTGCCCGGCCTGCGGCGCCGAGCGTCTGCAGCGCCAGATTTCCCGGGGCACGGGCATGATCTTCAAGGGGTCGGGCTTCTACGAGACCGACTACCGGCGCAAGAAGGGTCCGGCGGAATGCCCCGTCGAGTCCGCGGAGAGCAAGCCTTCCGGGTGCGCGGGCGGTTGCGCCTGTCACGGGGGCAAATAGGCCGCCAGTTGTCCAGCGAGGTTGCCAGACTTTCCTGGATGCCCTGATTTCGGCTTCCTCGGCCAGGAACTTGAATCACCATTCTCTGTTTAGCCGCGCGCTCCCCAACGCCTTTGGGCGGGTGGGGGGAGGTGGGAGGGCGCACCTGTTCACGAAAGAGAATCCCTCCAGCGCCACCACCCCGGACGCGTCTCCCCCATCCCCGGCGGCGGATCCCGGCCGCCACGGCCACGAACTCTACAGCCACGCCGAACTCTACGACATCGCCTACGACTGGGACGTGACGCGCGAACTCCAGTTCGTCCTCACCTGCATGGAGTTCTACGGCCCGGGCGAACCCGCGCGCATCCTCGAACCCGCCTGCGGCACCGGGCGCAACCTGGTCTGCCTGGGCCACATGGGCCTCGAGGCCGTGGGCTACGACGTGAACCGGGAGACCCTGGCCTTCGCCACCCGCCGCTTGGCGGAGGAAGGCCTGGAGGAGCGCTGCCGCGCCCTGCCTGGCGACATGCGCGACTTCCGGCTGGAAGAGCGCTTCGACGGCGCCTACACGGCCATCAACTCCTTCCGCTACCTGATCGCCGACGCGGAGGTCCGCGACCACCTGCAAGCCGTGGCCGCCATGCTGGTGAAGGGCGGCGTCTACGTGGTGGACCTGAGCTACGCCATGCCGCCGCGCCGGCGGCCACGGACCATCCGCTGGAGCGCCGGGCGTGACCCGGTGCAGCTGCAGGTGGTCTGGCGCACGCGCGAGGATCTCAAGGCCGGTCTGTCCCACGAGACTTGCACGCTGGAAGTGGAGTCCCCCGAGCCGCGCATCATCGAAACCCGGCACACCACGCGGCTCTGGCAGCCCGCGGAGTTCCGTCAGCTGGTGGAGGGCTGCGGCTTCCGGCTGGACGCCATCTACGACGCCGGCTTCCAGCATTTACCGGACCATCCCCCGCCCCACGGCGGGCTGGACAATCTCTATCACGTGCTGGTGAAGGAGCGCTGAACGCTACATTGCCGGCCGGGAAAGCACGCGTCACCCTGAGACGAGAGCACGCCATGAAGCGACTGTGTTGGTTGATTCCCCTGCTGCTGCTGGGGTGCGGGGAAGACCGGGACCACGTCACGGTCACCCTGTGGCACCAGATGGTCCCCGCCGAACGCGCCATCCTCGATCAGCTGGTGTTGGAATACGAGCACGCCCACCCGCAGATCCGCATCCGCGCCCTCTACAAGGAAACCGAAGAGCTGCGCAGCGGCTTCCAGGCCTCCGCCCTGGCGGGCAGCGGGCCGGAGCTGGTCTACGGACCCTCCGACGTGATCGGTCCCTTCCAGACCATGGGCATCATCCGCGACATGACGCCCTGGCTGCCCGCGGCGGAGCAGGGCCAGTACGTGGAGGGGTCGTTGACCTGGCTGCCCAGCCGCGATCCGGGCCGCGCCGGGACACCCGAGCTGCTCCAGGTGGGCGACCGGATCGGCAACCACCTGGCCCTGGTCCTCAACGGCAACTACATCCCCCAGCCGCCGGCCACGGACCTGGACTTCATCCGCCTGGCCCAGGAGAACACGCTGGACCTGGACGGCGACGGGCGCATCGACCGTTACGGCATCGCCTGGAATTTCACCGAGCCCTTCTTCGTGATCCCCTTCCTCACCGGCTACGGCAGCTGGGTCTTCGACAAGGACGACCCCGGCCAGACCACGCCGGACCTGGACAATCCCGGCGCCGTGGCCGCCTACCGCTTCGTGCTGGACCTGCGCGACAAGTACAAGGTGATGCCCGCCTCCTGCGACTACGAAGACGCCGACGGCCTCTTCAAGGAGGGGCGCTCGGCGATGATCATCAACGGCGACTGGAGCTGGGGCGACTACCTGGCCCGGCCGGAACTCAAGGCCTACGTGGCGCCGCTGCCCATCGTGGCGGCCACCGGGCTGCCCATGGGGCCCATGGTGGCCACCAAGGGCTACTCGCTCAACGTCAACGCCGAAGGCCGGCAGGCCGACGAGGCCATGGCCGTGGTGCGCTTCCTCACCAGTCCGCCCGCTCAGCGCCGCTTCATGGCGGAGTTGAAAACCATTCCCTCGCGCGTCGAGCTGCTGAACGATCCGCTGCTGGAGTCCGACGCCACCCTGCGGGCCAGCGTGGCCCAGATGCGCAACGGCCGCCCCATGCCCGTGGTGGCCGAGCTGCGCGCGGTCTGGGACGCCATGAAGCCGCGCTATCAGGCGCTGCTGGGCGGTTCCGAGACTCCCGAGCAGGCCGCCCGCGGCAT contains:
- a CDS encoding M28 family peptidase, with translation MRRMVPVCLLLLGLCLPAAGPAAPVACFSGARAYQQLKDFCALGARVPGSPTARKAGDWLLTKLKALGDEAWEQPFNHKVRASHPLARCDKTLSTTGLRMRNLVCRFRPRETRRLLLAAHWDSRPFADMDPVKANRVKPVLGANDAASGVVVLLELARCLKAQPPGMGVDIVLFDGEDFGEQGHLDEYFLGSRFYARNLGRPRPEAGILLDMVGDKNLRLPLEPFSRQAAPDLQDRVWDLAEGLGLGHIFVRESGPAVQDDHLPLIERGVPMIDIIDFDYPQWHTLQDTPAACSPASLEAVGRVLETLIREGL
- a CDS encoding 50S ribosomal protein L11 methyltransferase, with amino-acid sequence MSWKVILTVDDGVRDAAAGFLFDLGAQGVEEREDGLLGWFGPEARPDELQAAGESYLRALAELPGHAEAWTVRVENQVDEDWQAAWKAQWRQQHVGRRLSICPSWIEPEETDTRHVLRLDPGNAFGTGTHESTRLLLEWLDELDGQLAGWNVLDAGCGTGILALAALKLGAAFALGLDIEAEAVENARENARVNDCRTRSFFRLGDPRELGAEYRFDLVLANIQRSVIEEIFPDLLRVLKPGGRLLMAGLLESEEDAIRALAAEWKLAPPDLRRAGEWIALGVVRSPDCEL
- a CDS encoding FmdB family zinc ribbon protein, whose protein sequence is MPTYEYRCLGCGHELDAFQSMKDAPLTLCPACGAERLQRQISRGTGMIFKGSGFYETDYRRKKGPAECPVESAESKPSGCAGGCACHGGK
- a CDS encoding class I SAM-dependent methyltransferase; protein product: MNHHSLFSRALPNAFGRVGGGGRAHLFTKENPSSATTPDASPPSPAADPGRHGHELYSHAELYDIAYDWDVTRELQFVLTCMEFYGPGEPARILEPACGTGRNLVCLGHMGLEAVGYDVNRETLAFATRRLAEEGLEERCRALPGDMRDFRLEERFDGAYTAINSFRYLIADAEVRDHLQAVAAMLVKGGVYVVDLSYAMPPRRRPRTIRWSAGRDPVQLQVVWRTREDLKAGLSHETCTLEVESPEPRIIETRHTTRLWQPAEFRQLVEGCGFRLDAIYDAGFQHLPDHPPPHGGLDNLYHVLVKER
- a CDS encoding extracellular solute-binding protein, which translates into the protein MKRLCWLIPLLLLGCGEDRDHVTVTLWHQMVPAERAILDQLVLEYEHAHPQIRIRALYKETEELRSGFQASALAGSGPELVYGPSDVIGPFQTMGIIRDMTPWLPAAEQGQYVEGSLTWLPSRDPGRAGTPELLQVGDRIGNHLALVLNGNYIPQPPATDLDFIRLAQENTLDLDGDGRIDRYGIAWNFTEPFFVIPFLTGYGSWVFDKDDPGQTTPDLDNPGAVAAYRFVLDLRDKYKVMPASCDYEDADGLFKEGRSAMIINGDWSWGDYLARPELKAYVAPLPIVAATGLPMGPMVATKGYSLNVNAEGRQADEAMAVVRFLTSPPAQRRFMAELKTIPSRVELLNDPLLESDATLRASVAQMRNGRPMPVVAELRAVWDAMKPRYQALLGGSETPEQAARGMQADALVRIATMNQELQPTAFVPVFKTLLFLGLAGLLWWQRKSFGLFVRDWRRHRLAYVFVLPSFVVIAATIVYPFFYNIMLSLSNMSLRHFQSWEMIGLQNYAQVFQESVFWSVLLKTIIWTVVNVGFHVVLGVFLAIVINGPVVGKSLYRVLLIIPWAVPSYITALTWRGMFNAEYGAINLIGHQLFNLPMIDWMKDPLAAFIACITTNVWLGFPFMMVIALGGLQAIPQELYEAARVDGASRWTQFRKITLPLLKPVMLPAVTLGTVWTFNQLNVMWLVSNGGEPSDKTHILVSYVYKAVFNLYQYGYGAALSMVIFFILLAFSITFLKRTSATKAVY